A DNA window from Candidatus Methylomirabilota bacterium contains the following coding sequences:
- the frr gene encoding ribosome recycling factor — protein MHEALLKDMETRMQAAVDLLIREFGGVRTGRANTALLDSLRVEAYGNITPINQLASISVPDPKTLLIQPWDTSQMHNIEKAISKSDLGLTPANDGKVIRLTLPNLTEDRRKQLAKTVHKFAEDARVAIRNVRREANDKLKGLAKDKKVSQDEERRGHDAIQKTTDKFVGRVDELSKKKEAEVLAL, from the coding sequence ATGCACGAAGCCTTGCTCAAGGACATGGAGACGCGCATGCAGGCGGCGGTGGATCTGCTCATCCGCGAGTTCGGCGGGGTGCGCACGGGGCGCGCCAACACCGCGCTCCTCGACTCGCTCCGCGTCGAGGCCTACGGCAACATCACGCCGATCAATCAGCTGGCCTCCATCTCCGTGCCCGATCCGAAGACGCTGCTGATCCAGCCGTGGGACACGAGCCAGATGCACAACATCGAGAAGGCGATCTCGAAGTCGGATCTCGGCCTCACGCCCGCCAACGACGGTAAGGTGATCCGTCTCACCCTGCCAAACCTCACCGAGGACCGGCGCAAGCAGCTCGCCAAGACCGTGCACAAGTTCGCGGAGGACGCCCGGGTGGCGATCCGGAACGTCCGGCGCGAGGCCAACGACAAGCTGAAGGGCCTCGCCAAGGACAAGAAGGTGTCCCAGGACGAGGAGCGTCGCGGCCACGACGCCATTCAGAAGACGACCGACAAGTTCGTGGGCCGCGTGGACGAGCTCTCGAAGAAGAAGGAAGCTGAGGTGCTCGCGCTCTAG
- the pyrH gene encoding UMP kinase produces MPAAYRRILLKVSGEALAGNRGYGIDPETQARIADEIREVVNLGVQVAVVIGGGNIFRGLAASAGGMERATGDYMGMLATVINALALQDAIEKAGVATRVLSAIEMRAVAEPYIRRRAIRHLEKGRVVVFAAGTGNPFFTTDTAGALRAVEIGAEAILKATKVDGIYTADPAKDPAATKLTRIGYIEVLNRGLQVMDTTAISLCMENKLPIVVFDLTRSGNIRRIVMGEPVGSVVSAEAGPLKE; encoded by the coding sequence TTGCCCGCTGCCTACCGCCGGATCCTGTTGAAGGTCTCGGGCGAGGCCCTCGCGGGCAACCGGGGCTACGGCATCGATCCGGAGACCCAGGCCCGCATCGCGGACGAGATCCGCGAGGTCGTGAACCTGGGCGTGCAGGTCGCGGTGGTCATCGGCGGCGGCAACATCTTCCGCGGGCTCGCGGCCAGCGCGGGCGGGATGGAGCGCGCCACCGGCGACTACATGGGCATGCTCGCCACCGTCATCAACGCCCTCGCCCTCCAGGACGCCATCGAGAAGGCGGGGGTGGCCACGCGAGTGCTCTCCGCCATCGAGATGCGGGCGGTGGCCGAGCCGTACATCCGCCGCCGCGCCATCCGTCACCTGGAAAAGGGGCGGGTGGTGGTGTTCGCTGCCGGCACCGGCAACCCGTTCTTCACCACGGACACCGCGGGCGCGCTGCGCGCGGTGGAGATCGGCGCCGAGGCCATCCTGAAGGCGACCAAGGTGGACGGCATCTACACGGCGGATCCCGCCAAGGATCCCGCCGCGACCAAGCTGACCCGGATCGGCTACATCGAGGTGCTCAATCGCGGGCTCCAGGTGATGGACACGACCGCGATCTCGCTCTGCATGGAGAACAAGCTTCCCATCGTGGTGTTCGACCTCACGCGCAGCGGCAACATCCGCAGGATCGTGATGGGCGAGCCGGTGGGCTCGGTGGTGTCCGCCGAGGCCGGCCCCCTCAAGGAGTGA
- the tsf gene encoding translation elongation factor Ts, protein MASAEMVKELRERTGAGMMDCKAALDSSQGDLAGAVEFLRKKGLADAAKKAHRDAKDGVVHAYIHPGAKIGVLVEINCETDFVARTEDFQQLVKDIAMQVAAANPSYVAREHVPAAVIEKEREIYREQMADQKKPPQMLDKIIEGKLDKFYAEQCLLDQPFIRDATGKLRIKDMVDQATAKMGERVVVKRFARFQVGEGA, encoded by the coding sequence ATGGCATCCGCCGAGATGGTGAAGGAGCTCCGGGAGCGTACCGGAGCGGGAATGATGGACTGCAAGGCCGCGCTGGACTCCTCCCAGGGAGACCTCGCGGGCGCCGTGGAGTTTCTCCGGAAGAAAGGCCTCGCCGACGCGGCCAAGAAGGCGCACCGTGACGCCAAGGACGGGGTGGTGCATGCCTACATCCACCCCGGGGCGAAGATCGGCGTGCTGGTGGAGATCAACTGCGAGACCGACTTCGTGGCCCGCACCGAGGATTTCCAGCAGCTCGTGAAGGACATCGCCATGCAGGTGGCGGCGGCCAACCCGTCGTACGTCGCGCGCGAGCACGTGCCCGCGGCGGTGATCGAGAAGGAGCGGGAGATCTACCGCGAGCAGATGGCCGACCAGAAGAAGCCCCCCCAGATGCTCGACAAGATCATCGAGGGCAAGCTCGACAAGTTCTACGCAGAGCAGTGCCTGCTCGACCAGCCCTTCATCCGCGACGCCACCGGCAAGCTGCGGATCAAGGACATGGTCGACCAGGCCACGGCGAAGATGGGCGAGCGCGTCGTGGTCAAGCGCTTCGCGCGCTTCCAGGTGGGCGAGGGCGCGTAG